A region of Arabidopsis thaliana chromosome 5, partial sequence DNA encodes the following proteins:
- a CDS encoding 2-oxoglutarate (2OG) and Fe(II)-dependent oxygenase superfamily protein (2-oxoglutarate (2OG) and Fe(II)-dependent oxygenase superfamily protein; FUNCTIONS IN: oxidoreductase activity, iron ion binding; INVOLVED IN: response to salt stress, response to karrikin; EXPRESSED IN: 15 plant structures; EXPRESSED DURING: 9 growth stages; CONTAINS InterPro DOMAIN/s: Isopenicillin N synthase (InterPro:IPR002283), Oxoglutarate/iron-dependent oxygenase (InterPro:IPR005123); BEST Arabidopsis thaliana protein match is: 2-oxoglutarate (2OG) and Fe(II)-dependent oxygenase superfamily protein (TAIR:AT3G11180.1); Has 1807 Blast hits to 1807 proteins in 277 species: Archae - 0; Bacteria - 0; Metazoa - 736; Fungi - 347; Plants - 385; Viruses - 0; Other Eukaryotes - 339 (source: NCBI BLink).), with the protein MNKNKIDVKIETKKGSMDEWPEPIVRVQSLAESNLSSLPDRYIKPASLRPTTTEDAPTATNIPIIDLEGLFSEEGLSDDVIMARISEACRGWGFFQVVNHGVKPELMDAARENWREFFHMPVNAKETYSNSPRTYEGYGSRLGVEKGASLDWSDYYFLHLLPHHLKDFNKWPSFPPTIREVIDEYGEELVKLSGRIMRVLSTNLGLKEDKFQEAFGGENIGACLRVNYYPKCPRPELALGLSPHSDPGGMTILLPDDQVFGLQVRKDDTWITVKPHPHAFIVNIGDQIQILSNSTYKSVEHRVIVNSDKERVSLAFFYNPKSDIPIQPLQELVSTHNPPLYPPMTFDQYRLFIRTQGPQGKSHVESHISPR; encoded by the exons atgaacaagaacaagattgATGTTAAGATCGAGACGAAGAAAGGATCGATGGATGAGTGGCCTGAGCCAATCGTCCGAGTCCAGTCCTTAGCCGAGAGCAACCTCTCCTCTCTCCCCGACCGTTACATCAAACCAGCGTCTCTACGCCCCACCACGACCGAAGACGCTCCTACCGCGACCAACATCCCAATCATAGACCTTGAAGGACTCTTCTCGGAAGAAGGGTTGTCTGATGACGTCATCATGGCTCGGATATCGGAGGCTTGCCGTGGGTGGGGGTTCTTCCAGGTGGTGAACCACGGGGTCAAACCGGAGCTGATGGACGCGGCTAGGGAGAATTGGAGAGAGTTTTTCCATATGCCGGTTAATGCCAAAGAGACTTACTCAAACTCACCAAGAACCTACGAAGGCTATGGAAGTAGACTAGGTGTTGAGAAAGGAGCAAGTCTTGATTGGAGTGATTATtactttctccatcttcttcctcatcatttGAAAGACTTCAACAAGTGGCCTTCTTTTCCTCCCACCATAAG aGAAGTGATCGATGAATACGGCGAAGAGCTAGTGAAGCTAAGTGGGAGAATTATGAGGGTATTATCGACAAACTTGGGACTAAAAGAGGATAAGTTTCAAGAAGCATTTGGAGGTGAAAACATTGGGGCGTGTTTGAGGGTTAATTATTACCCAAAATGCCCTCGACCGGAGCTGGCTCTTGGTCTCTCTCCACACTCCGATCCTGGCGGTATGACCATTCTCTTACCGGACGATCAAGTCTTCGGTCTCCAGGTTCGTAAAGATGACACGTGGATCACCGTCAAGCCTCATCCCCATGCTTTCATCGTCAATATTGGTGATCAAATACAG ATACTAAGCAACTCAACATACAAGAGTGTGGAGCATAGAGTGATAGTGAACTCGGACAAGGAGAGAGTTTCACTTGCCTTCTTCTACAATCCTAAAAGCGATATTCCGATCCAACCATTACAAGAACTTGTATCAACTCATAATCCTCCTTTATACCCTCCCATGACCTTTGATCAGTATAGACTCTTTATCAGAACTCAAGGTCCACAAGGCAAATCCCATGTTGAATCTCATATTTCTCCTCgttga
- a CDS encoding 2-oxoglutarate (2OG) and Fe(II)-dependent oxygenase superfamily protein, which translates to MNKNKIDVKIETKKGSMDEWPEPIVRVQSLAESNLSSLPDRYIKPASLRPTTTEDAPTATNIPIIDLEGLFSEEGLSDDVIMARISEACRGWGFFQVVNHGVKPELMDAARENWREFFHMPVNAKETYSNSPRTYEGYGSRLGVEKGASLDWSDYYFLHLLPHHLKDFNKWPSFPPTIREVIDEYGEELVKLSGRIMRVLSTNLGLKEDKFQEAFGGENIGACLRVNYYPKCPRPELALGLSPHSDPGGMTILLPDDQVFGLQVRKDDTWITVKPHPHAFIVNIGDQIQVD; encoded by the exons atgaacaagaacaagattgATGTTAAGATCGAGACGAAGAAAGGATCGATGGATGAGTGGCCTGAGCCAATCGTCCGAGTCCAGTCCTTAGCCGAGAGCAACCTCTCCTCTCTCCCCGACCGTTACATCAAACCAGCGTCTCTACGCCCCACCACGACCGAAGACGCTCCTACCGCGACCAACATCCCAATCATAGACCTTGAAGGACTCTTCTCGGAAGAAGGGTTGTCTGATGACGTCATCATGGCTCGGATATCGGAGGCTTGCCGTGGGTGGGGGTTCTTCCAGGTGGTGAACCACGGGGTCAAACCGGAGCTGATGGACGCGGCTAGGGAGAATTGGAGAGAGTTTTTCCATATGCCGGTTAATGCCAAAGAGACTTACTCAAACTCACCAAGAACCTACGAAGGCTATGGAAGTAGACTAGGTGTTGAGAAAGGAGCAAGTCTTGATTGGAGTGATTATtactttctccatcttcttcctcatcatttGAAAGACTTCAACAAGTGGCCTTCTTTTCCTCCCACCATAAG aGAAGTGATCGATGAATACGGCGAAGAGCTAGTGAAGCTAAGTGGGAGAATTATGAGGGTATTATCGACAAACTTGGGACTAAAAGAGGATAAGTTTCAAGAAGCATTTGGAGGTGAAAACATTGGGGCGTGTTTGAGGGTTAATTATTACCCAAAATGCCCTCGACCGGAGCTGGCTCTTGGTCTCTCTCCACACTCCGATCCTGGCGGTATGACCATTCTCTTACCGGACGATCAAGTCTTCGGTCTCCAGGTTCGTAAAGATGACACGTGGATCACCGTCAAGCCTCATCCCCATGCTTTCATCGTCAATATTGGTGATCAAATACAGGTAgattaa